TGCCATGACCTCCTAAGCACATCGAAACACACATAGAAACGGTTGAACACATCTTTTCCTTCCTCATTTCTCTTGGTCTCGACTTCCACCGAAGAGTTGATATTTGACTCGAGAATCTCGGCAGCATAGTCTCGGATTCGAGCAAACTGAGTCTCATACTCCTTCTGAATCCACGCCATTGCTTTATTTCGAGCAGCTTGACATTGTGCTCTAGAAACCGTGATCTTCCACCTCTCCTTGATCAGTTCTTCTATCTTCATTGgcatgaaatattttggttctTCTCTTATCTTATCAACAAACAGCCTAGCTATCACAGGGACCTTAAGCATCTCACATTCTCCATTTGGAACACAGCTGTGTTCATTCTTGTACACTTTAACATACCATCTCTCTGGTTCTCCTTTACTCGAGCAATAAACACGCCACTGACAGTGTGAATCCACATTTCGACCAACACAACTAAAACCAAGTTTGGTTTTGTCATACCTATACTGCTTGATATTGTGACCAGTCTTTAGAGCGTAGTCCAATACCGCCTCTTTGAATGCAACTCCATTGAAGAATACTTGGCCCTCGAAGAGATTCCCATCACCTCTTCTAATTCGATAACGCTCTCTTGTCCTCTGTCGTTTCATTTGTTGCTCTTCACCATCTTCCTCCTCATCTGTATCACTATCATTCTCGGTATCGGGATAGATGTTATGTCGGATGGGAGGTTCGTTGATGAATGCAGCTACATCTTCTTCAACCCGGAAAGCGTGCCTCTCCATCTCTTCTTCGTCGTCTGATTCATCCCTAAGGGAAGGAATCGTGTTTTCACTGACCGTCTCCATTTTTTCTACTTGTAATCAACTAAAATCGGCTGATAAATCTTTCTAGGGTTTCTTTGTCGATGAAGAACACTGGGGATTTGGGGGTTTATGTTTTCGggttaaaccaataacaattgGGTTATAATCGGGTTTTAATCAGGTTTTAATCGGATCTTAAACGGATCTTTTCGGTTAAATCGCGGTTTTTGTTGGGCAACAATAGGTTTACGGTTAAATGATAAACAGTAAACCGGCGTTAATCCAAACCTATGTGTATTGCAATGCTTAACTTCGACGGTATGGGGAAACAGAACTCGATCTTTCAAATTGGGGGGATATACGATTCGAACTTTTATTTTGTGGGGAAATAGAACGGGATCAAAAGTCTGTGTGTATCTAGTGATATATGATACTTCTCAGGGGGAAATAGATCGTCAACCCCTGTATTTGTTGTTTTCTGCATTTGTGAACCTCAAGAAAAAGttcataagaataaaataataatatttattttatttttttaaagtttcaaaatattcagaatacatgaataaaatagtaaaatatattataaatattttaaaactttttattcaatacattaagAGTAGATTACATAAATCaagaaatttaataacatacaaagcttattcatcttcatcaccaaacttttgccatatattttccattaaatcagctttcaaacgaGCATGCTTCTCTGGATCTCGAACTTCTCTGCGCATGCCTAACATATCACCGACATGAATACTTTCTCTCCTTGTCACCCTCGAACTTCTGCTTGATTCTCCTGACTCGAACTCAGAAGTATCAATTTGAGCGTATCCGTGTCGTTCgttctctactatcatattgtgcaatataACACAAGTTCTCATTATCTTTCCTATCTTTTCCTTGTCCCATTGTAGAGCAAGGTTTTTAACAATTGCAAACCTcgattgcaatactccaaaagcctgttcgacatcttttctggtgGATTCTTGCTTTTCTGCAAATTTCTcggctttaggaccttgaggaagtgggatggattggataaattTTGACCAGTTTGGATAAATTCCGTCAGTAAGATAGTAGGCCatacgataagtgtggttgttgaccttgaacttaactttaggtgctcgaggtaagatgtcatcaaaaacaggtgaccgatcaagaacattgatatcgttgaggGTACCTAGTAAGCCGAAaaatgcgtgccatatccaaagatcttgtgatgccACGGCTTCTAAGATaattgtcggctttcctgaaccacgtgtgaactgacctttccaagccgttgggcagtttttccactcccaatgcatacagtcgatgctgccTATCATCCCCAGAAACCCCCGTACCTCTCCAACATCGAGtaatcgttgaagatcctcGGCTGTAAGTTTTCGTAGATACTCTTCTCCAAACAATTGTATTATTGCATCAGTGAAATTTGCCAAACACAAACGTGATGTACtgtcaccaagtcggagatattcgtcatatgTATCTCCCGATTGACCATATGCCAGCATATGTATagctgccgtacacttttgaagtgcagaTAGCCCGTTCCTTCCGTGAGCATTTCGTCTTTGCTGAAAGTAAGGAACTTCACTACTTAGGCGTtcgacaatgcgaaggaacaatggcttgttcattcgaaaacgccGCCTAAACAATTCCGGTGGGTATGTAGGATTTTCCGTGAAATAATCGTTCCATAGTTGATTATGTCCTACTTCCCGATCTCTGTCGATATAAGCTCGTCTCCTCGGCTTGTTGGCTTGACCATCAACTATTGCGTTGATGTAATTGTCAACTACTTGGTCGACTATTTCGTCTAAAGCTTCATCAACTTCATCCgttgatgaggaagacattTGTCAAgcaatttatttatgttttccttCCTCCAAAAGGCAAGTAGGGGGTTTGTAActccatcattttttatttatattccaTCAATATCCTTTGTTTGTTTCcataatcatttatttttcataatcatttatttttcataatcctatattttttttcataatcatTTATATTGCATAAtcctttatttttcataatcatttatttttcataatcatttatttttcataatcctatatttttttaaaaatccttTGTTCTCAATAGCCTTTGTTTGTTTCcataataatttcttttttcataatcatttatttttcataatcatttatttttcataatcctatattttctttttcataatcATTTATATTGCATAAtcctttatttttcataatcctatattttcttttgcataatcctttatttttcataatcttttatttgtttttaatatgtttttaaagaccctttgtttgttttcataatcttttattttatcataatcCTATATTTTCGTACTCATAATCCTTTAAAGaagttgtaatttttttttttgcaattttcatttatttcccAAGCTATTACTAAGATGCATGTTTTATACCTTGTTCcgtgtttgattttgtttctgtatgtgaagatggagaggagaGCTGACTTCGTTCTTCAAGATGAAAGATTGTCCCGATGAGAGCTGTTGTAGTGAGCTGGTCCGGACTTGGAGTTACTTTCTGAAGATGAACGATGAGAGCTGTTGTAGTGAGGTTGTTCTTACTTGGTGCATGAGCAATTGAAAGTAATAGAAGTGCAATTGTTTTGAAGTGAGATAAGTGCAATTGTTTAAAGTGAGAGATGTGAGCAATTGAAAGTAATAGAAGTGCAATAATATATAGAGTTCGAAACCATATTACATTCGTGAATCAACTTGTCACTGACACAATACATAGTACATCATCCGTGATTGAAAACTAGTGTAGAAAGATACACAAGCCTACACTATCCCATGACAAACAAACAACAAGGCTTCACCTGCAACAACTACTGACCTCTAACACCTTAACTccaacccgtgacctgcactctCAGACCTGCAAAAGATAAGAAAACAGAGTCAATACAGCTAAACATAAACAATTTGTTCGACTCATAAAGAAGTTCAAGCATTCAACCAACAAGTTCATGGAATCAACCCAAGCAAACTCTAGAATTCAACCAACTAGTTCATCGATTCAACCTAAGCAAATCAACCTAAAATACAAGTCACTCACCAAATTAAAGCATTTCAGATATTAGTTTTTTCTTAAGGGATAGTTCTTGATCAGAAAGTGTGTCTTCATTTTTGGCAAGGAGACGATCTAGGATCTTTTGTTTCGAAATGGTGTTTTTCATAGCTAACATGCTCTGTACTTGATCATAAGCTGCTTCATTCCCGTGCTTCCTGCGCTTCGCTGCTTTGCTTGCCTTAACACCAGGAGGCCTAACCTCTTCGTCGTCAGCCACCACCTCCGGACCTGCTtccttcctcttctccttcGCACCATCTTTCGACAACGAGTGTGATCTCCATTTCTGATCAAACCGCAGCTCCCTCCAGCAATGTTCAAGTACGAACTTGGCATGATAGTCGTTTAAGAATATGTCATGTGCAGCTTTCAtgacatcattctcattttgaCCACTCGCTTGTTCCTTCAAAGCGGCTTCATGGCAACCCACAAACTTGCACACCTGCTCATTAACccttccccacctctgcttacattgACTCCATTCTCTAGGAACGGAGCCAATGAGCTGAGGGCTTGAGTTGAAATAATCCTCTATTCTCTTCCAAAACGCCTCTGCCTTCTGCTCATTGCTGACTATGGGATCCTTACTCGTGTTCAACCAAGCGCTGATGAGCACAAGGTCTTCTTTGGGTCCCCAGTTTCTCCTTTCCAATGGCTTAACTAAACCGGGCGAGTTACCATTAGCCTCAGCAGAGTCAACGTCTATTGCTTGATTGCTCTGCGGAGCTAATAGATTAACAAACCCGGCAGAGTGTTGGGAGAAAGGTTCCATTTTCGTTTAGGTTTTGTTTGGTGTTTATATGTTACTGTGTTTTTAGTTGTGGATTTCCTATGTTTATAAACTACTTTTTCGTGTGATAGGATAGGACAATTAAACAAAGTC
The sequence above is drawn from the Brassica napus cultivar Da-Ae chromosome A8, Da-Ae, whole genome shotgun sequence genome and encodes:
- the LOC125576900 gene encoding glutathione S-transferase T3-like — translated: MEPFSQHSAGFVNLLAPQSNQAIDVDSAEANGNSPGLVKPLERRNWGPKEDLVLISAWLNTSKDPIVSNEQKAEAFWKRIEDYFNSSPQLIGSVPREWSQCKQRWGRVNEQVCKFVGCHEAALKEQASGQNENDVMKAAHDIFLNDYHAKFVLEHCWRELRFDQKWRSHSLSKDGAKEKRKEAGPEVVADDEEVRPPGVKASKAAKRRKHGNEAAYDQVQSMSESAGHGLELRC
- the LOC125576899 gene encoding uncharacterized protein LOC125576899, which produces MSSSSTDEVDEALDEIVDQVVDNYINAIVDGQANKPRRRAYIDRDREVGHNQLWNDYFTENPTYPPELFRRRFRMNKPLFLRIVERLSSEVPYFQQRRNAHGRNGLSALQKCTAAIHMLAYGQSGDTYDEYLRLGDSTSRLCLANFTDAIIQLFGEEYLRKLTAEDLQRLLDVGERTNDTDTLKLILLSSSQENQAEVRG